TGAAAAAATATCGAGTAATTTTGATTCGATCATTAAGGGAATTTGAAGCAAAAAAGGGGTTAGTGGTCGCAACATCACTAGATGCGCGCTCACTAACCCCTTTATATAGGTGGCTTAGCGTGATTTACACCATTATCTGGCTAGCAATCCTCACTTCCCTTTAGGGTATGAAACCCAGAGTAGATGCGAGTTACCGTGGTAAACCAGCATAAGCAACCAAAGGCGTAAGCTATATAAGAGAAATAATGAGGAAGCAGACACAATATAATAAAACAGGCTATGGTTTCTGTTCCTTCAGTAAGGCCGCTCATGTAATAGAGGGATTTATACTTATATACAGGATTATTGATACCCCTCTTTCCCGCCATTACCGCAAAAGCCAAGAAACTACTCCCTGTACCAATAAAAGAGAAAATCAGGAACGCTCCAGCAATCGCATTTGCTTCTGGATTAGCTAAAACAAAGCCAAACGGTACCAGCGAATAAAAAAGAAAATCGAGACTAATATCGAGAAAGCCCCCTGCATCACTGATCCCTTGCCTGCGGGCTAATGCACCATCAAGCCCATCAAAGATACGATTTAAAACAATAAACACCAATGCAGCCGTATATTGCTCAATGACCAACATTGGCAGAGACAGACAACCAATAACAAAGCCAATAACAGTCACTTGATTGGCAGTAGCTCCACATCGGTCTAGTAGTTTCGCGCATTGCGCCAGTGGCCAGCGAATTAAACGCACGCTGTAGCTATCAAGCATGACGGTCCTCTTTTTGTAACGAGTGTGATATATCGCACCAAGGCCAGCTCAAGGTACGGCAACTCGGCGGGTTATCTTGCTCATCATGAGTCACTAATAGCGTTGGAATGTTAGCTTGCTTTAGTTGCTCAAACACCCAGTCTCGAAACTGACTGCGCAGAGCCTTATCGAGTTTACTGAAAGGCTCATCTAATAGTGCAACTTGAGGCTTAGCAAGTAACATACGCGCCAAAGATATTCTCGCTCTTTGACCTCCCGATATCTGATCAGGATAAGATGCCTGTAGCTCTAATAGCGATAGGTTCTCTAGTGCCTGAATTGCTTGTTCACGACGAGCCTGCCCTTTAATTGACTCAGGTAAGGCAAAGGCGAGATTTTCCCAGATATTCAAGTGAGGGAACAACAAGTCCTCTTGAAAAAGAATCCCAACCTTTCGCTTGTGAGCTGGTAGAGCATCTATCTGCTCTCCATCCAGCTCGACTCGTCCTTTATAGCAGAACTCATCACTTAGGTGTCCAGCGATGACGTCAAGTAGCGTAGATTTCCCACAACCACTAGGTCCCATTAATGACACCACATCTCCCGGTTTAACAGTGAGATCAATAGGATCAAACAACAGCGCACCATCGCGCTTATAAACGGTGAGTGCGTTTAGACATAGACTCATCAGCTACAAACCTTTTTATAGAAATACGACCAAGCTTAATGCGGCTTAATAGCACCACCAGCATAAAGAACATCAATGGCAGCAATGCCTGCCAAAGCCCATAGATTGCTGTGACTCGGCGATCAAAGCCACTCGAAAGCGCAACCGCCTCTGTGGTCAAAGTGGTAATACGTCCAGCCCCGAGTATCAAGGTTGGCAGATATTGCGTTAGGCTAACACTGACCCCGATAGCCCACGCAAATAGTACAGCTGAAAACAACTGCGGTAGTTTAATCGCAATAAATACATGCAGTGGCGACTTTCCAAGGCTTAACGCTACCTGCGTCATTTTGGGATTATAGGCACGCCAAGGGCCATCAAGAGCCAAGTACACAAAAGGAAATGCAAACAATACATGCGCCCAACATACCCAAAGCCAATGGTAATCACCGGCTATCGACAAGCTCACTATCTGCAACCCAAATAGCATAGATAACTGAGGTATCAACATCGGGAGCACTATCACCATACCAGGGATATGCCAGCGATAACGTAGGCGATATTCATGAGCAATTAAAGCGAGTACGATAGCAACTAGTGAAGAAACTAAAGCCAAACTAAGGCTTTGCTGCAAGGTAGAAATAATCCCCTGCCACTCATACTCCCAGAACCGCATGCTGTATCGACTCGGTATTAAGTCAGGAAAGCGCCAGCGCTGAGCAAAGCTCCACAACAGCATCACCGGCACTATGCTTAGGCACAGCCCAATCAATCCAAGTATTACGCTTGTGCCCGGAAACTGGATACCACTACGTCCCGAATATTGCCAAGCTCGGTATCTCCGGCTCACGCCATATTCGATTCCCCGAGCTAGCAGCAACACAAAACAGGTCAAACAAAACAGCACCACAGCACCTGCCGATGCGCGAGGCAACAGCGACAAATCGGGGTCGTTAAACCACTGCCATACCAATACTGCAAAAGTGGGGGGATTAGTCGGCCCTACAATCAAGGCTACATCGACTACTGACAAGCTATACGCCAACACCGCAAACATAGGAAAACGCAGCTTCACCAGCCATTGTACCAGTAGCACCTTCCACCACATTTGAGAGACGCTATAGCCAAGAGAGGCGGAGACCTTAATGCTTTTTTCTACATTGAGCTGTTTAAGGATAGGGATGCTCATTAGCAGTAAAAACGGTACCTCTTTGATGGCTAACATCAAGGTTAGCCCTAGAGCATATGGGTCTTGAACCAGCAGCGCTTGTTGTGCACCACTGTTATGAGTAAGGTCTACTCCGGTTAAGGCATGCAGTGCGCGCACGCCAAGTCCGGTTGGAGAAAACAGAAAAGCAAAACCAATCGCAAACGCCACATGTGGCAAGGCTAATAAAGGAGAAAGTGTTATTTCAATACGTCGCCACCAGCGGCTATGCCAGCATGATTGGAGAATAACAAAAGTAAGCAAACAAGCTAAATAACTGCTCAGTAATGCCGAGCTTAAACTTAGAGCAATTGAGCGCCCTACACCATGCCAACTAAATACATCGCTGAATGCTTGCAAGGAAACTTGCTCCATCCCCAACGGAGGGATGAAGCTTAAAGAAGAGGCGCTGACACCTAACATTCCCGGCACAATCGGTAATACACATACCGCGATAACCACAAGGTACAACAATCGAAGCATTACGCGGCAACCTTACTGGTTTCCATAGCGCTGTAACCATTCTTTTTCAAGGCGAACCTGCCAACTCGGGTGCGGTTCAGAGACAGATTTAAATTGCTGTGAACGCTTTGCACTTCCAGTGAGATACTGTTTTTCTAATACTGATGGATCGCCCCAGATATTCACATCACCTTTACGTGACTGAGCCTCAGGACTTAACAAGAAATTAATCGCTACCATAGCACCAGCCTTAGCACTGGAGTTCCACGGAATCGCTAAGAAGTGAATGTTAGATAGCGCCCCGGCATCCATCGCATAAGCTTGTGTTGTTGGCTCTAAATGCCCAGCAGCCTGAGCTGAATAAACCGCATTAGGGTTGAATGTCAGAGCAAGATCGAGCTGGCCATCATCTAGTAAGCGCACCGTTTCAGATGTCCCTGAAGGAAACTGTTTACCGCCACGCCACGCCACAGCATGCAAGGCATCTAAATACTGCCATAGCGCTGGGGTGAGTTGATTATAGCTTTTATCTGTTACTGGACTTTGTAGTAACGGGCTATCATTGGTTAACTCAATCAATAGTGACTTAATAAAGCTAGTACCATGAAACTCAGGGGGTTTCGGATAGCTCACTC
Above is a genomic segment from Vibrio gallicus containing:
- a CDS encoding ABC transporter permease gives rise to the protein MLRLLYLVVIAVCVLPIVPGMLGVSASSLSFIPPLGMEQVSLQAFSDVFSWHGVGRSIALSLSSALLSSYLACLLTFVILQSCWHSRWWRRIEITLSPLLALPHVAFAIGFAFLFSPTGLGVRALHALTGVDLTHNSGAQQALLVQDPYALGLTLMLAIKEVPFLLLMSIPILKQLNVEKSIKVSASLGYSVSQMWWKVLLVQWLVKLRFPMFAVLAYSLSVVDVALIVGPTNPPTFAVLVWQWFNDPDLSLLPRASAGAVVLFCLTCFVLLLARGIEYGVSRRYRAWQYSGRSGIQFPGTSVILGLIGLCLSIVPVMLLWSFAQRWRFPDLIPSRYSMRFWEYEWQGIISTLQQSLSLALVSSLVAIVLALIAHEYRLRYRWHIPGMVIVLPMLIPQLSMLFGLQIVSLSIAGDYHWLWVCWAHVLFAFPFVYLALDGPWRAYNPKMTQVALSLGKSPLHVFIAIKLPQLFSAVLFAWAIGVSVSLTQYLPTLILGAGRITTLTTEAVALSSGFDRRVTAIYGLWQALLPLMFFMLVVLLSRIKLGRISIKRFVADESMSKRTHRL
- a CDS encoding CDP-alcohol phosphatidyltransferase family protein; translation: MLDSYSVRLIRWPLAQCAKLLDRCGATANQVTVIGFVIGCLSLPMLVIEQYTAALVFIVLNRIFDGLDGALARRQGISDAGGFLDISLDFLFYSLVPFGFVLANPEANAIAGAFLIFSFIGTGSSFLAFAVMAGKRGINNPVYKYKSLYYMSGLTEGTETIACFIILCLLPHYFSYIAYAFGCLCWFTTVTRIYSGFHTLKGSEDC
- a CDS encoding ABC transporter substrate-binding protein, whose product is MKKLLAILSITWVTFMAHAAPQNWQDIEQKAKGQTVYFHAWGGSQEINRYLQWASKELQSRYGVTLKHVKVTDIAESSSRLLAEKAAGKAQGGSIDMVWINGENFKSMQENRLLFGPFVEQLPSWKYVDKSLPVDVDFSVPTEGFEAPWGVGQLVFIYDSTQLTNPPASFSELLSYAKAHPNRVSYPKPPEFHGTSFIKSLLIELTNDSPLLQSPVTDKSYNQLTPALWQYLDALHAVAWRGGKQFPSGTSETVRLLDDGQLDLALTFNPNAVYSAQAAGHLEPTTQAYAMDAGALSNIHFLAIPWNSSAKAGAMVAINFLLSPEAQSRKGDVNIWGDPSVLEKQYLTGSAKRSQQFKSVSEPHPSWQVRLEKEWLQRYGNQ
- a CDS encoding ATP-binding cassette domain-containing protein, whose amino-acid sequence is MSLCLNALTVYKRDGALLFDPIDLTVKPGDVVSLMGPSGCGKSTLLDVIAGHLSDEFCYKGRVELDGEQIDALPAHKRKVGILFQEDLLFPHLNIWENLAFALPESIKGQARREQAIQALENLSLLELQASYPDQISGGQRARISLARMLLAKPQVALLDEPFSKLDKALRSQFRDWVFEQLKQANIPTLLVTHDEQDNPPSCRTLSWPWCDISHSLQKEDRHA